From Zalophus californianus isolate mZalCal1 chromosome 16, mZalCal1.pri.v2, whole genome shotgun sequence, one genomic window encodes:
- the LOC113939232 gene encoding 60S ribosomal protein L15-like, whose translation MGAYKYIQELWRKQRSDVMRFLLRVRCWQYRQLSALHRAPRPTRPDKARRLGYKAKQGYVIYWIRVHRGGRKRPVPKGATYGKPVHHGVNQLKFARSLQSVAEERAGRHCGALRVLNSYWVGEDSTCKFFEVILIDPFHKAIRRNPDTQWITKPVHKHREMRGLTSAGRKSHGLGKGHKFHHTIGGSHRAAWRRHNTLQLHRYR comes from the coding sequence ATGGGCGCTTACAAGTACATCCAGGAACTATGGAGGAAGCAGCGGTCCGATGTAATGCGCTTTCTTCTCAGGGTGCGCTGCTGGCAGTACCGCCAGCTCTCTGCGCTCCACAGGGCTCCCCGCCCAACCCGGCCCGATAAAGCACGCAGGCTGGGGTACAAGGCCAAGCAAGGTTATGTCATATATTGGATTCGTGTGCATCGTGGTGGCCGCAAACGCCCAGTTCCTAAGGGTGCTACCTACGGCAAGCCTGTCCATCATGGTGTTAACCAGCTAAAGTTTGCCCGAAGCCTTCAGTCTGTTGCAGAGGAGAGAGCTGGGCGCCACTGTGGGGCTCTGAGAGTCTTGAATTCTTACTGGGTTGGCGAAGATTCCACGTGCAAATTCTTTGAGGTCATCCTCATTGATCCATTCCATAAAGCTATCAGAAGAAATCCTGACACCCAGTGGATCACCAAACCAGTCCACAAGCACAGGGAGATGAGAGGGCTGACATCTGCAGGCCGCAAGAGCCATGGCCTTGGAAAAGGTCACAAGTTCCACCACACTATTGGTGGTTCTCACCGCGCGGCATGGAGAAGACACaatactctccagctccaccGTTACCGCTAA